CCACTAGCATCATTTTTTTTGTAGTTACCTTGCCACATGTTTAAATTGTATATGTACTTCAGATATCTGAAACAACCTTGTAGTGAATTCTAAAGAAAGATTCAGACTACTACTTCTATGGTCTAATCAGCAATTCTTTTGATTCCTTTCCTCAATTTCTTTGATGTTGGAAGTTCGAATTTGTGACTATTTCTATCCTTGATTTTCTCTTGCTCAGGCTTTCTCAGTTATGATCTTTGGCTTGTAGTAAGTCTTTAAGTTTGTTAAACTTGATGCTTTCTAGCCTTTACTTTATGTGTCCAACTTCACAACTTCCTCCCCAACTGTCTATTTGATTGCTGAATTTTGCATGCCAACttattttaaattagtttaattcTCACCAGCATTGATCATTTTGGAATTTGATAGCATGACTCATATATTTGCTAAATCAGATGAAAACTGCACATGAAGGAGATTGTCCTATGGATACTTGTTATGAGAATGAAGAATCAATAAACCCAGAAAACTTCCCCAAGGGCAGTGGATCTGCTTCTTCAAGGCAGTGGATGTGTTCTAGACAATCCGATATCCTGAAAAAGCCTCTCAGAAAGAATGTTCATTGTGTGTCAGATAATAATGTCACCAGAAGCAGGCTTGCCAAGAGTAGCCATCTGGATCCTGGTAAGTCTTCTGTTGCTATAAGTGATCAATTGAAGTTTTCTAGGTTATCTGAAGACTTTGTCAGCTCTCCAAAGATGATCCCCTCCATGGTCAATGGCTTTGAAAACTCTGAAAAGCTTCCTATCTCCAGTTGCAAATGGTCATCAAAAAGTACTGTGAAACATGGTCTCCTATTGAGAATATTAAAATCATCTGGGAGTTCTGTGACTCCTAGGATCAAAACAAAGGAGATTGACCTGGATATCCAGCAGGAATCTGATAAGCTTTCTCAGAGGACAAAACTTTCTTCCAAGATCTCTCATTCCTCAATAGAGGACCAAATCAATTTAACTTGGCAACAGGATGACTCAGTTAAAAGACCATCCATCAACTTGGAATCAGGGAAAGGTGATCTAAGTGAGAAATCCTTTTCCTTTAAAACTTTCCGTAAGCATAGATCCATTTCCAAGAGTGGAGTAGAATTTCGGACAGCTATCCGCAGAGGACTGCATGGACCTGGTGTTGATATTTCAAGAACAAGTAATTCACTAGGATCCCATAAATTTGGTTGCTCGAAGAAGAATGTTGCAATATTTGCAGCAGGAGAGATGATGAATGATGCATCTCCAAACATGAACGATGTCCTAAGACCTGAGAAAAGAGATGACAGAAACATAATGGAAAAGCAGAAACACAGTGCTTTGAAGAGGTTGCGCCTTGAAACTGAAAACCACGATCCTGATTCTGAAAACTTGAACATGCAACTAGAGGTCTTTGGCTCTGGAAATTGTGCCAGTAAATCTTCAATGGAAATGGCTACTGCCAATCCTTCCCATAATGGTATTGTGAGTTCAGAAAACCTGCAAGCAACATTTGGTGCCAGATCAGAGCTTTCGCCATCGGCTGAACAAGTTCAACCTATATCTAAAAGCAAGGCCCACAAAGAACAATTAGTGGAAGGATCCGAGAAGCAAGAGGTGAACTGTGGTAGCTTGCCCAGCGAAGATATTGATGGCCTTAATAGCCAAATAACAGATGAAATGGCAGTCAGAGGGGAAAAAGGCTCTTGTGTTATCGAGCTCACAGAGTGTACGGCTGATACCATGTCCATCCAAGAGTCTAGTGGCTGCTTGACTAGTCATGAGGATGTGGGGCCTCAAATGCCCCAAAAGGGGACATCAATAACCTCAGTTATAACAACTACAAATGATGCTACAAATTTGGCTAGTGAAGACGAACCATGTGGATCACCTGTGTCAACTGCCTCAACTCTCTCCCTCCCCTCTTCAGAGGACTCCAAATACACAGATTCAGAGGCTGAACCATTAGCAATTGCTATTAATTCTCAAGACAAGTCGGATTTGATAGTACCAATTACTGAAGACACAGTAGCAGCTGCAGAAAGAAATGCTGAGGGCAGAGATCACGAAGTGAAGGAAAATCTGCCAGCAAAAGAGCCTAACCACTCACTGGAGAATAAGTTATTCTGTTGCTCATGTAGGGAGAGCCTCTCAAGAGAGTCTCAATTATTAAGATCAAATGCTGCCCACAGGACAACCAAGGGAAAGCAGCTGTCCAACTTGTTTGCCAGGCCAATAGTCTCTTCTTCTTTTAGTTCGTACAAGAATCAGAGAACTAATACTATGGCCAGCTCCAGCTTGCAACCAGATAGGCAACCTACTTTCGTTAAGCGTTCATCAGATTCTTCAGCCAAGGTTCCAACTTCCAGTGTTGCTACCCCATCATCTCAGCCACATAACCAGTCAATTTCCAGTCCGTTCCTTAGGTTGATGGGTAAGAATTTGATGGTGGTGAAAGATGAAGAGCTTGTGCAACCCCAAAGTAGAGTTTTGGATTACCCATCACATGTAAATTTCCTGTCTCCTCCTGGATTTGGCTCAACCAACAGCCTTCTGAAGCAGGAGAATTTTCGACACCATCACCACATCTTCGGCGGTTCTCCTGTCCTTGACTCGGCTGTCTCAATGGATGAGCACAAATTTCCCATATGCCTGCCTAGCACACCGATGGCTGGTTATTCAGTCACTCCCCAGCATGCTTTTTTTGTGCCAAGGCCTGATCAGCAGATTCAGCAAAAGAATGCATATAAGAGGGCCAAATCCTCTCCATCTCCTTATATGATGAATGAACTGATTGTGATCAGCGACTTTCCCGAGACTGATAAGGAACCAACTTTAAGCAGTCCGACAAGCACTTTGCCTTTTGCTGCCTCAGGTTTGAATCCTTCGTCTCAGAGACCATTTACCTGCTTTTCTTCACAGAACCACATAAGGGACATTCCTGGTGGCCTGAGACCATTGTTACCAAACCCATTCACTGGGGTCAATACTAGTTTGATGAGAAGAGGAAGCACTTCAGAAGGACGTGGTCCTCTACTGCCTAGCCGCTTTGTGTTCCACT
Above is a genomic segment from Musa acuminata AAA Group cultivar baxijiao chromosome BXJ3-4, Cavendish_Baxijiao_AAA, whole genome shotgun sequence containing:
- the LOC135636740 gene encoding uncharacterized protein LOC135636740 isoform X2, which gives rise to MFLQASSTGNRDYAFATRSKGLESSWPFTPHFLQLFLKHGVKDLLPPFETPSLVRVQCSRKGSESVQPVICSEIEQILTHADPPVEAAIVRQQSCSSLEKPSPDRKALSCQRICKDELAHCDAETGWIRNHEQVERTSSETGGPSSSLSKAPSEIDVFEHTKCLQSSHESLEKKCKLIVKLGVISRSCQAEDIISNSSTVSDHMASKVCPVCKTFSSTSNTTLNAHIDQCLSMVSNNNWVSNKLLKPKVKPRKKRLMVDIYATAPHCTLEDLDRRNGTNWAIELAFTTAATVGVDVEAKKPKLPTDSRDSVNEGAVYVDSNGIKLRILSKLNDTPELKKELKFLKHAEVIETTKKNFIRKKKHLTTKYSKKMKVKAQRKKLSSYLLLKAQMKTAHEGDCPMDTCYENEESINPENFPKGSGSASSRQWMCSRQSDILKKPLRKNVHCVSDNNVTRSRLAKSSHLDPGKSSVAISDQLKFSRLSEDFVSSPKMIPSMVNGFENSEKLPISSCKWSSKSTVKHGLLLRILKSSGSSVTPRIKTKEIDLDIQQESDKLSQRTKLSSKISHSSIEDQINLTWQQDDSVKRPSINLESGKGDLSEKSFSFKTFRKHRSISKSGVEFRTAIRRGLHGPGVDISRTSNSLGSHKFGCSKKNVAIFAAGEMMNDASPNMNDVLRPEKRDDRNIMEKQKHSALKRLRLETENHDPDSENLNMQLEVFGSGNCASKSSMEMATANPSHNGIVSSENLQATFGARSELSPSAEQVQPISKSKAHKEQLVEGSEKQEVNCGSLPSEDIDGLNSQITDEMAVRGEKGSCVIELTECTADTMSIQESSGCLTSHEDVGPQMPQKGTSITSVITTTNDATNLASEDEPCGSPVSTASTLSLPSSEDSKYTDSEAEPLAIAINSQDKSDLIVPITEDTVAAAERNAEGRDHEVKENLPAKEPNHSLENKLFCCSCRESLSRESQLLRSNAAHRTTKGKQLSNLFARPIVSSSFSSYKNQRTNTMASSSLQPDRQPTFVKRSSDSSAKVPTSSVATPSSQPHNQSISSPFLRLMGKNLMVVKDEELVQPQSRVLDYPSHVNFLSPPGFGSTNSLLKQENFRHHHHIFGGSPVLDSAVSMDEHKFPICLPSTPMAGYSVTPQHAFFVPRPDQQIQQKNAYKRAKSSPSPYMMNELIVISDFPETDKEPTLSSPTSTLPFAASGLNPSSQRPFTCFSSQNHIRDIPGGLRPLLPNPFTGVNTSLMRRGSTSEGRGPLLPSRFVFHSPAAARTHPSLYYSQTLR
- the LOC135636740 gene encoding uncharacterized protein LOC135636740 isoform X1 encodes the protein MLSTKSTPHPSCSSKLPAPGTGECASEKLPFQERNPILEETPTPNFSIRDYAFATRSKGLESSWPFTPHFLQLFLKHGVKDLLPPFETPSLVRVQCSRKGSESVQPVICSEIEQILTHADPPVEAAIVRQQSCSSLEKPSPDRKALSCQRICKDELAHCDAETGWIRNHEQVERTSSETGGPSSSLSKAPSEIDVFEHTKCLQSSHESLEKKCKLIVKLGVISRSCQAEDIISNSSTVSDHMASKVCPVCKTFSSTSNTTLNAHIDQCLSMVSNNNWVSNKLLKPKVKPRKKRLMVDIYATAPHCTLEDLDRRNGTNWAIELAFTTAATVGVDVEAKKPKLPTDSRDSVNEGAVYVDSNGIKLRILSKLNDTPELKKELKFLKHAEVIETTKKNFIRKKKHLTTKYSKKMKVKAQRKKLSSYLLLKAQMKTAHEGDCPMDTCYENEESINPENFPKGSGSASSRQWMCSRQSDILKKPLRKNVHCVSDNNVTRSRLAKSSHLDPGKSSVAISDQLKFSRLSEDFVSSPKMIPSMVNGFENSEKLPISSCKWSSKSTVKHGLLLRILKSSGSSVTPRIKTKEIDLDIQQESDKLSQRTKLSSKISHSSIEDQINLTWQQDDSVKRPSINLESGKGDLSEKSFSFKTFRKHRSISKSGVEFRTAIRRGLHGPGVDISRTSNSLGSHKFGCSKKNVAIFAAGEMMNDASPNMNDVLRPEKRDDRNIMEKQKHSALKRLRLETENHDPDSENLNMQLEVFGSGNCASKSSMEMATANPSHNGIVSSENLQATFGARSELSPSAEQVQPISKSKAHKEQLVEGSEKQEVNCGSLPSEDIDGLNSQITDEMAVRGEKGSCVIELTECTADTMSIQESSGCLTSHEDVGPQMPQKGTSITSVITTTNDATNLASEDEPCGSPVSTASTLSLPSSEDSKYTDSEAEPLAIAINSQDKSDLIVPITEDTVAAAERNAEGRDHEVKENLPAKEPNHSLENKLFCCSCRESLSRESQLLRSNAAHRTTKGKQLSNLFARPIVSSSFSSYKNQRTNTMASSSLQPDRQPTFVKRSSDSSAKVPTSSVATPSSQPHNQSISSPFLRLMGKNLMVVKDEELVQPQSRVLDYPSHVNFLSPPGFGSTNSLLKQENFRHHHHIFGGSPVLDSAVSMDEHKFPICLPSTPMAGYSVTPQHAFFVPRPDQQIQQKNAYKRAKSSPSPYMMNELIVISDFPETDKEPTLSSPTSTLPFAASGLNPSSQRPFTCFSSQNHIRDIPGGLRPLLPNPFTGVNTSLMRRGSTSEGRGPLLPSRFVFHSPAAARTHPSLYYSQTLR